One Actinomycetota bacterium DNA segment encodes these proteins:
- a CDS encoding prepilin-type N-terminal cleavage/methylation domain-containing protein, with product MTRSEKGFSLLEVLGAATIVALILIPIFIMFYEGVGFVSSSKDKNLATNFAQEKMEYLRNKAYDDPELQDGTYSDTRTAGGKIFNREVTIVSSPSEITNSNADIKRITVKVSWTREGQTQAVILVTYRARKL from the coding sequence ATGACAAGAAGCGAGAAAGGATTTTCCCTTCTCGAAGTCTTAGGAGCGGCGACGATCGTTGCTCTCATCCTAATTCCCATATTCATTATGTTTTATGAAGGGGTTGGGTTCGTTTCCTCCTCCAAGGATAAGAATCTTGCCACCAATTTTGCCCAAGAGAAGATGGAGTACCTGAGGAATAAAGCCTATGATGACCCCGAGCTTCAAGATGGCACTTATTCGGATACAAGAACTGCAGGGGGTAAGATCTTTAATCGTGAGGTAACAATAGTCTCTTCGCCTTCTGAGATCACAAATTCGAATGCGGATATTAAGAGAATTACGGTTAAGGTGAGCTGGACGAGGGAAGGTCAAACGCAAGCCGTAATACTGGTAACTTACAGGGCAAGGAAGCTATAA
- the pilM gene encoding type IV pilus assembly protein PilM has product MGIFPFRILPPIGLDIGTNTFRAAQLKPAQGSPILIKYGKVKVPMGAVVEGEVVDVEAISNSLFRLWKNAGFGDRRVVIGVANQKVVVRLIELPFMEKSELKGAIQYQAQEFIPIPIEEAILDFQVVGEFTTENNERMMEVLLVAGQKDMIQNNVAAVEGAGLKPVVIDVSSFALVRSLIGESPIVPGEGELEGTATALINIGAGITNIVVVERGIPRFTRVTSLAGNDFTRAIADALNVSFDEAEDLKVEIGLTPLNKKSKSKKIRSEMADKVPLVQEVLGKEINNFVTEVRRSFDYYLAQATQVKGIGCVILSGGGSKLEYLDRYLSQSLQVDVEFGHPLKGFQIDPKLPQGELMAEEPSLAICLGLALRGFER; this is encoded by the coding sequence TTGGGCATTTTTCCATTTAGAATCCTTCCACCAATAGGTCTTGATATTGGCACGAATACCTTCCGAGCGGCTCAGCTTAAGCCAGCGCAGGGTTCACCCATCCTCATTAAGTATGGCAAGGTAAAGGTCCCCATGGGAGCGGTTGTAGAGGGCGAAGTAGTCGACGTCGAAGCCATTTCAAACTCCTTATTTAGACTCTGGAAGAATGCAGGTTTTGGGGACAGGAGAGTGGTAATCGGTGTAGCCAATCAGAAGGTCGTTGTCCGCCTCATCGAACTCCCTTTCATGGAGAAATCAGAGCTCAAAGGAGCTATTCAGTATCAAGCTCAGGAATTCATTCCAATTCCCATCGAGGAAGCCATTCTCGATTTCCAAGTGGTAGGCGAATTCACCACGGAGAATAATGAGCGGATGATGGAGGTGCTCCTTGTAGCTGGACAGAAGGACATGATCCAGAACAATGTCGCCGCTGTTGAGGGGGCTGGATTAAAACCCGTGGTAATCGATGTATCTTCCTTCGCCCTCGTGCGTTCGCTCATAGGTGAGTCACCCATTGTTCCTGGGGAAGGGGAGTTGGAGGGAACAGCAACAGCTCTGATCAACATCGGTGCCGGGATCACCAATATCGTCGTTGTAGAGCGAGGAATACCGAGATTTACTCGGGTGACCTCTCTGGCGGGAAATGATTTTACCCGTGCCATAGCTGATGCCTTGAACGTATCCTTCGACGAAGCCGAGGATTTGAAAGTCGAGATAGGGCTAACTCCTTTGAATAAGAAGTCAAAATCCAAAAAGATTCGGTCTGAGATGGCCGATAAAGTGCCTCTGGTGCAAGAGGTTTTGGGGAAAGAAATAAATAATTTTGTGACCGAGGTCCGACGCTCTTTCGATTATTATCTTGCGCAAGCCACCCAGGTCAAAGGCATTGGGTGTGTTATTTTAAGTGGAGGTGGATCGAAACTGGAATACCTTGATCGTTATCTAAGTCAGAGCTTACAAGTGGATGTGGAATTTGGTCATCCTTTGAAGGGATTTCAGATCGATCCCAAATTACCTCAAGGGGAGCTCATGGCTGAAGAACCTTCCCTTGCCATTTGTCTTGGTCTTGCTCTACGGGGGTTTGAGCGATGA
- a CDS encoding tetratricopeptide repeat protein, which produces MAIVLLILKKQFGLLLNLRDEPIRGVALALFAGSVAFLVRNLIDFDWYTPLVAMIFWSLVGLTFSLEGLAFPQRVVKTSLKLSKNMSVATVIVAFCLILLILANYAVALKFAQRGESLMRGEKFSQACVVFRKATLFDPICPEYHAHLADVCYKRAQRLKRISLVDEAIREIKKAIALNPFWADYHSDLGVYYWSRGWFSQALSQLERAQSLYPNDPSHYVLLGEFYAFRGDHSMAIGQFKKAISLKPIYRYWYPQRALRYIEKAHFNLGNEYVTLGELDKALHEFTMTLDLNPRNQTAYLGRGWIYYNKGMYKEAAKDYGQVVKLNPRSTVAHFYLGLIYEKMDRLALAMLEFEKVLEIEPKNKGAKNKLTELKRE; this is translated from the coding sequence TTGGCTATAGTTCTGCTCATTTTGAAAAAGCAATTTGGATTACTTTTAAACCTGCGGGATGAGCCTATAAGGGGAGTTGCCTTAGCCTTGTTTGCGGGATCCGTAGCATTTCTTGTTCGCAATTTGATCGATTTTGATTGGTACACCCCTCTGGTAGCCATGATTTTTTGGTCCCTAGTGGGGTTGACCTTTTCCCTCGAGGGGCTAGCATTCCCTCAAAGGGTTGTCAAGACATCCTTAAAACTATCTAAAAATATGAGCGTAGCTACAGTAATTGTAGCTTTCTGTCTGATTCTACTCATTCTAGCGAACTATGCCGTGGCTTTAAAATTTGCCCAGCGGGGGGAATCATTAATGAGAGGGGAAAAGTTTTCCCAAGCTTGCGTTGTTTTTAGAAAGGCAACACTTTTTGATCCCATTTGCCCCGAATATCACGCCCATCTCGCTGATGTCTGTTACAAGAGAGCACAGCGATTGAAGAGGATTTCATTGGTGGATGAAGCGATCAGGGAAATAAAAAAGGCGATAGCCCTCAATCCTTTCTGGGCCGACTATCATTCCGATTTGGGCGTTTATTATTGGTCAAGAGGGTGGTTCTCTCAGGCTCTATCACAATTGGAACGGGCTCAGAGTCTATACCCCAATGATCCTTCGCATTATGTCCTGTTGGGCGAATTTTACGCTTTTAGAGGCGACCATTCAATGGCGATAGGTCAATTTAAGAAAGCCATAAGCTTAAAACCCATATATAGATACTGGTATCCTCAAAGAGCTTTACGCTATATTGAGAAAGCTCATTTTAACCTGGGGAACGAATATGTAACTCTCGGTGAGTTGGATAAAGCGTTACATGAATTTACCATGACTTTAGATTTAAATCCTCGTAACCAGACGGCTTATCTGGGTAGAGGGTGGATATATTACAACAAGGGAATGTACAAGGAGGCAGCAAAGGATTACGGGCAAGTAGTGAAACTCAATCCAAGGAGCACCGTGGCTCACTTTTACCTTGGTTTAATCTATGAGAAGATGGATAGATTGGCACTGGCCATGCTCGAATTTGAAAAGGTACTAGAGATTGAACCGAAAAATAAGGGGGCAAAGAATAAGCTCACCGAATTAAAAAGGGAATAA
- a CDS encoding shikimate kinase, whose amino-acid sequence MKNIVLIGFMGSGKSSVGQRLAERLHYRFVDTDSLIEERAKRRIREIFEDSGEPVFRALEAKIIAEVSLGEGQIIACGGGAVLNPRNVEALKSKGILIYLKTALSAIYERVKNSGERPLLNVPQPKMQIEKLLSSREKIYEEVADLIVDTTGLSVEQVVQRIQRELGEKITS is encoded by the coding sequence GTGAAGAATATCGTGCTCATAGGGTTTATGGGATCGGGTAAGAGTAGTGTTGGGCAGAGATTGGCCGAGAGGTTGCATTACAGGTTCGTGGATACGGATTCCTTGATAGAAGAAAGAGCCAAGAGACGGATAAGGGAGATATTCGAAGATTCTGGTGAACCTGTTTTTCGTGCCTTAGAGGCGAAGATAATCGCCGAAGTTTCTTTGGGCGAGGGGCAGATTATAGCCTGTGGTGGAGGGGCCGTCTTAAATCCCAGGAATGTAGAGGCTTTGAAAAGCAAAGGAATTTTAATTTACCTTAAAACGGCCTTATCGGCGATATATGAGCGGGTAAAGAACTCCGGTGAAAGACCACTTTTAAACGTCCCACAGCCAAAGATGCAGATCGAGAAGCTGCTCTCAAGTCGAGAGAAGATTTATGAAGAGGTAGCCGATTTGATCGTGGACACAACGGGTCTTTCCGTGGAACAGGTGGTGCAAAGAATCCAGCGGGAGTTGGGAGAGAAGATAACGTCATGA
- the aroC gene encoding chorismate synthase, producing the protein MLRFLTAGESHGPALIAIVEGIPCGLKISAKYINSELSRRQMGVGRGGRMKIERDEVEILSGVRFGKTLGSPIALLIRNRDWENWSRAMSIEKAVEMEPVTTPRPGHADLAGVLKTGQRDIRNVLERASARETAARVGVGAIAKALLRELNISILSHVIGIGTHTAKIVSPPKLKDIPEIDRSPVRCIDEKASLEMVREIEEAGSDGDTLGGIFEIIAYGVPPGLGSYVSWDRRLDARLTQAIMSIPAIKGVEIGEGFKLASMRGSSAHDEIFFDASRGFYRETNRAGGLEGGVTNGEPVLLRAVMKPIPTLGKPLRTVDIITKESTVSFKERADVCAVPSAAVIGEAVVAMELASAVLEKFGGDSLNEVKCNYQNYIERVRKW; encoded by the coding sequence ATGCTTAGGTTTCTTACAGCGGGAGAATCCCATGGACCAGCTCTTATTGCCATTGTGGAGGGGATTCCCTGTGGTTTAAAGATTTCCGCAAAATACATCAATTCTGAACTCTCTCGACGCCAAATGGGCGTGGGTCGGGGTGGAAGAATGAAGATAGAGCGGGATGAAGTGGAGATTTTAAGCGGAGTGCGTTTTGGTAAGACCCTCGGTAGCCCCATAGCCTTACTCATCAGGAATAGGGATTGGGAAAATTGGTCGAGGGCGATGTCCATTGAAAAAGCTGTGGAAATGGAACCAGTAACCACGCCTCGACCTGGGCATGCAGATCTCGCTGGTGTTCTAAAGACGGGGCAAAGGGACATCCGCAATGTTTTGGAGAGGGCAAGCGCCAGGGAAACCGCAGCTCGGGTGGGTGTTGGAGCCATTGCCAAAGCTCTTCTTCGGGAATTGAACATTTCAATCCTAAGCCACGTTATAGGCATCGGAACCCATACAGCGAAGATCGTTTCCCCACCTAAGCTTAAGGATATTCCCGAGATAGATCGTTCCCCAGTGAGATGCATCGACGAAAAGGCATCCCTCGAAATGGTGAGGGAGATTGAAGAGGCTGGGAGTGATGGGGACACTCTGGGGGGCATTTTTGAAATCATAGCTTATGGAGTTCCTCCAGGGTTGGGAAGCTATGTATCCTGGGATAGGAGATTGGATGCGAGGTTGACTCAAGCGATTATGAGCATACCTGCAATTAAAGGAGTTGAGATTGGAGAGGGTTTTAAGTTGGCTTCGATGAGGGGCTCATCCGCTCACGATGAGATATTTTTCGATGCTTCCAGAGGGTTCTACCGTGAGACGAATAGAGCTGGGGGATTGGAAGGTGGAGTAACGAATGGGGAACCGGTCCTTCTTCGGGCTGTTATGAAGCCCATCCCCACCCTCGGTAAACCATTGCGAACCGTTGATATAATAACTAAAGAGTCGACCGTTTCATTTAAAGAACGTGCCGATGTCTGTGCAGTCCCCAGCGCTGCTGTGATCGGAGAAGCGGTTGTGGCCATGGAGCTGGCTTCCGCTGTCCTTGAAAAATTCGGTGGAGATAGCCTCAATGAGGTCAAATGTAACTATCAAAATTACATCGAGAGAGTGAGGAAATGGTGA
- a CDS encoding PilN domain-containing protein, with product MTNINLLPPEILGKRRAERILVYSFMGIVVLVFILFFIYTINAWVVSQEERELSAIKTENQKLQEVIAEYEIYEKKKAEVEKRERILKTAMEGEVSWSKLLNEISMVIPSDVWLTSFKGDMNAGITFQGHTFTHNSVAKWMVRLKEIKQFTEIWLNVSEKTEVEEQEAIRFETTSQLKTAKPSVPAPPKNSGE from the coding sequence ATGACGAACATCAATTTATTGCCTCCGGAAATCCTTGGAAAGAGGAGAGCTGAAAGAATCCTAGTTTACTCATTCATGGGAATAGTGGTCCTCGTTTTTATCTTATTTTTTATATATACCATTAATGCCTGGGTCGTCAGTCAGGAGGAGCGAGAACTCTCCGCAATTAAGACCGAAAATCAAAAGTTACAAGAGGTAATCGCGGAGTATGAAATTTATGAGAAGAAAAAGGCTGAGGTTGAAAAGCGAGAGAGAATCCTCAAGACCGCAATGGAAGGCGAGGTATCATGGTCGAAGCTACTCAACGAAATTAGTATGGTCATACCGAGCGATGTTTGGTTGACTTCTTTTAAGGGAGACATGAATGCTGGAATCACTTTTCAAGGTCACACCTTCACCCATAATTCGGTGGCAAAATGGATGGTCAGGTTGAAGGAAATTAAGCAGTTTACCGAGATTTGGCTCAATGTTTCAGAAAAAACAGAGGTAGAAGAGCAAGAAGCCATCCGATTTGAGACGACTTCTCAATTAAAAACGGCGAAGCCTTCCGTTCCTGCCCCGCCTAAGAATTCGGGAGAGTGA
- a CDS encoding prepilin-type N-terminal cleavage/methylation domain-containing protein, with amino-acid sequence MLGYIKSNEERGFTLVELLLAGALLFLIVGALYGLLVQGLETWNLSEGQIDAQRSANCHVEDSSRA; translated from the coding sequence ATGCTGGGATATATTAAATCCAATGAAGAGAGAGGGTTCACTCTGGTGGAGCTACTTTTGGCTGGAGCTTTGCTCTTTTTGATAGTTGGGGCTTTATACGGCTTGTTAGTTCAAGGCCTGGAGACCTGGAATCTTTCCGAGGGGCAGATAGATGCTCAACGGAGTGCGAATTGCCATGTTGAGGATAGCTCAAGAGCTTAG
- the pilO gene encoding type 4a pilus biogenesis protein PilO — MTISLKSRITAVGIFAILLVVAFFLLAWLPQQNRKAQIRKQMEEERKRQETAKSTLSRLKAAKEESAQIESKLLSLSKRIPKEPELPSLIIELQDIATQAGIDFISIKPSVLSPKESFSEIPLSINITGGFFDVVDFLYRLEGLPREIKVNVVSISVKEYPELSVDISASAFTLIKPQQASESGKSQTSKSGG, encoded by the coding sequence ATGACCATTTCGCTTAAGTCTAGGATAACGGCAGTGGGCATATTTGCAATTCTTCTCGTGGTCGCATTCTTCCTCCTGGCTTGGCTACCTCAACAGAACCGAAAAGCCCAAATTCGAAAGCAAATGGAGGAGGAGAGGAAGAGGCAGGAGACAGCGAAGTCTACGCTTTCACGCCTTAAAGCCGCAAAGGAGGAATCAGCCCAAATTGAGTCAAAGCTGTTGAGCTTGAGCAAAAGAATTCCAAAGGAGCCCGAACTTCCATCCCTTATAATCGAGCTACAGGATATAGCCACGCAAGCGGGCATTGACTTTATTTCCATAAAACCCTCTGTTCTCAGCCCGAAGGAGAGTTTTTCCGAAATACCCTTGAGTATTAACATTACTGGAGGATTCTTCGATGTGGTCGATTTTCTCTATCGTCTTGAAGGACTTCCCCGGGAGATAAAAGTAAATGTGGTGAGCATATCCGTGAAGGAGTACCCCGAGCTCTCCGTGGATATTTCCGCGAGCGCCTTCACACTCATCAAACCCCAGCAAGCTAGTGAAAGTGGTAAATCTCAGACGAGTAAAAGTGGTGGATAG
- the aroB gene encoding 3-dehydroquinate synthase, with amino-acid sequence MKLFETVEVALGGRSYKIYVGSGILSTIGDRVKSIPRCGRKVIVITNPTILNLFGEVVRESFLKARFEYHFLEVPDGEEYKSLEMASKLYDELLAVDAQRFDPIIAFGGGVIGDLAGFVAATYMRGVPLVQVPTTLLAQVDSSVGGKVAVNHPRGKNLIGCFYQPNFVLTDAATLKTLPKLELKAGFAEVIKYGFLQGEEFLSFLEKNLESILKLDEELVSRVVSECCRIKARIVEEDERDFGRRAILNYGHTIGHAIEALTGYRRFLHGEAISVGMVCAAFIAHEFGLIDRSLVDRHIRLLKRAGLPLKLPELDANAILNQIVVDKKRRGEANIFVLLKAVGSPVVMGISSRIVSKALEDVRRLD; translated from the coding sequence ATGAAGCTATTTGAAACCGTTGAGGTGGCATTGGGAGGCCGCAGTTATAAAATTTATGTGGGATCTGGAATTCTTTCGACCATTGGGGACAGGGTAAAATCCATTCCCCGTTGTGGAAGAAAAGTCATTGTCATTACCAATCCCACGATCTTGAACCTTTTTGGAGAGGTTGTCCGAGAAAGTTTTCTGAAAGCCCGCTTTGAATATCATTTTTTAGAAGTTCCCGATGGTGAGGAGTATAAATCCCTTGAAATGGCATCAAAGCTTTACGATGAACTCCTGGCGGTGGATGCTCAGCGTTTCGATCCCATCATAGCTTTTGGGGGAGGAGTAATTGGAGACCTTGCGGGTTTCGTAGCTGCTACTTACATGCGTGGAGTACCTTTGGTTCAGGTTCCCACAACCTTGCTCGCCCAGGTGGATAGCAGTGTGGGAGGAAAAGTTGCTGTAAATCACCCTCGGGGAAAGAATCTCATAGGATGCTTCTACCAGCCAAATTTCGTTCTCACCGACGCCGCAACGCTAAAAACTTTACCTAAACTAGAGCTTAAGGCTGGTTTTGCAGAAGTCATAAAATATGGCTTTCTGCAGGGAGAGGAGTTTCTTTCCTTTCTCGAGAAAAACCTGGAATCGATATTGAAATTGGATGAAGAGCTCGTGTCGCGAGTGGTCTCCGAATGTTGCCGGATCAAGGCAAGGATAGTGGAGGAGGATGAAAGAGATTTTGGCAGGCGGGCAATTCTCAATTATGGACATACCATCGGCCATGCTATCGAAGCTTTGACCGGATACAGGAGATTCTTGCACGGAGAAGCCATTTCTGTGGGAATGGTTTGTGCTGCCTTCATCGCCCATGAGTTCGGTCTAATAGACCGCTCTTTGGTTGATCGACACATTAGATTATTGAAACGCGCAGGGCTTCCCCTTAAATTACCCGAACTCGATGCCAATGCCATATTAAATCAAATCGTGGTGGACAAGAAGAGGCGGGGCGAAGCCAATATTTTTGTGCTCTTAAAGGCAGTTGGGTCTCCCGTGGTCATGGGGATTTCCTCTCGCATAGTCAGCAAAGCCCTAGAAGATGTGAGGAGACTGGATTGA
- a CDS encoding prepilin peptidase, whose product MLKGIMGLVFFIFGLAIGSFLNVCIYRLPRKESIIFPSSHCPHCGRIIRAYDNIPLIGYLLLKGRCRYCKGRISIQYPLVELLTGLLFLFCFLKFGLSSGFLSASFFTSILLLVASIDLKHKIIPNKVILPALVVQFILVILSNPQAIGSSLIGFFIGGGLLLLVALLAHLFLRREGMGGGDIKLAAFLGIFLGWHVLTALFLGFLLGAISGIALIIFKGMSRKDIIPFGPFLALGGFITLFFGPQIFRYYLSLCFL is encoded by the coding sequence ATGCTAAAGGGAATAATGGGATTGGTCTTTTTCATATTCGGATTAGCCATTGGAAGCTTCTTGAATGTTTGTATTTACCGTCTTCCCAGGAAAGAATCGATCATCTTTCCCAGCTCTCATTGCCCCCACTGTGGTAGAATCATAAGAGCTTATGACAATATTCCGCTTATCGGTTATCTTCTGCTCAAGGGCAGGTGCCGCTATTGCAAGGGAAGGATATCCATCCAATATCCCCTGGTGGAATTATTGACCGGACTCCTGTTTTTATTTTGTTTCTTAAAGTTTGGACTAAGCTCGGGGTTTTTATCGGCTTCATTCTTCACCTCCATCCTTCTCTTAGTTGCCTCCATCGATTTGAAGCACAAGATCATTCCCAATAAGGTAATTTTGCCGGCTTTAGTGGTACAGTTCATCTTAGTGATTTTGTCCAATCCACAAGCGATAGGCTCCTCATTGATTGGGTTTTTCATCGGTGGAGGATTACTACTGCTGGTGGCATTATTGGCTCATCTTTTTTTAAGGAGAGAGGGGATGGGGGGAGGGGATATAAAGCTCGCGGCATTTTTGGGTATATTCCTGGGCTGGCATGTGCTGACCGCTCTATTCCTTGGTTTTCTTTTGGGAGCTATTTCCGGCATTGCACTCATCATCTTCAAGGGAATGAGCAGAAAGGATATTATTCCCTTCGGTCCATTCCTTGCCCTCGGTGGATTCATAACCCTATTCTTCGGCCCCCAGATTTTCCGCTACTATTTAAGCTTATGTTTCCTATAG
- a CDS encoding O-antigen ligase family protein has product MTNKAHLRLERSTPILIFAFFLYISFINGAGYFQETKACLYTLLIFLGTFWLLEARRKNSSFYHTDLDIPLILFGITAVISTFGLVCLYASRDALLLIFSYFLIFWLVANNIKLKWEVTSLLAIFVLCGTLLSSYGIFQYVAGFKMLSKYVAGRGLSLDIPSRVFSIFISPNHLAGFLCMLIPVAFVLLLNAKDRWQKVALLIAGVVMVTCLFLTFSRGGWLCFMVVVAILAVGIPKTQKWKGVANLLLLGIFALIFCLTVITMTGKYSPEIALYPGLTKEAGVTSVQGRLHLWKGTLRMIKNFPLLGTGIGTYARIYPVYQHGGIYSKHAHNTYLELFAETGAVGFALFWL; this is encoded by the coding sequence TTGACAAATAAAGCCCATCTTAGACTGGAAAGATCCACCCCCATCCTAATATTTGCCTTCTTTTTATATATCTCTTTTATCAATGGAGCGGGTTATTTCCAGGAAACGAAGGCTTGTTTATACACCTTATTAATTTTCCTCGGTACCTTCTGGCTTTTGGAAGCGAGACGGAAAAATTCAAGTTTTTACCACACTGACCTTGACATCCCCCTGATTTTATTCGGCATCACCGCTGTCATCTCCACCTTTGGATTGGTCTGCTTATACGCTAGCCGAGATGCTTTGCTCCTGATATTCTCATATTTTTTGATCTTTTGGCTCGTAGCCAACAACATCAAATTAAAATGGGAGGTTACCTCACTCCTCGCCATTTTTGTCCTTTGCGGAACTTTATTATCCAGCTACGGCATCTTTCAATACGTAGCTGGTTTCAAGATGCTTTCGAAATATGTAGCCGGAAGGGGCTTATCTCTCGATATCCCCAGTAGGGTATTCTCCATATTCATTAGTCCTAATCATCTCGCGGGATTTCTTTGCATGCTCATTCCCGTGGCCTTCGTGCTATTGTTAAATGCCAAGGATAGATGGCAAAAAGTGGCACTACTGATCGCCGGTGTCGTTATGGTCACCTGCTTATTTCTCACTTTTTCCCGCGGAGGCTGGCTTTGTTTCATGGTCGTGGTGGCTATCTTGGCTGTGGGGATTCCTAAAACTCAGAAGTGGAAGGGAGTAGCGAATTTGCTGCTCTTGGGGATATTTGCCCTCATTTTCTGTCTGACCGTGATCACAATGACTGGGAAGTATTCCCCGGAGATTGCCTTGTATCCGGGGCTTACCAAGGAAGCAGGAGTTACAAGCGTGCAGGGCAGATTACATCTTTGGAAGGGGACTTTGAGAATGATAAAGAATTTTCCCCTTCTGGGGACGGGGATTGGAACCTACGCCCGTATTTATCCTGTATATCAGCATGGCGGTATCTATTCAAAGCATGCTCACAATACTTATCTCGAGCTCTTTGCGGAAACGGGAGCAGTGGGATTTGCTCTTTTTTGGCTATAG
- a CDS encoding pilus assembly PilX N-terminal domain-containing protein produces the protein MGRMVKFPLRLKILIKEEGYTLAFALSAVLILILVGTALISLTINEAYMVIQHANSTKAYYLAEAGINHALWSLNSNMSGTIGSETTPVALGSGSYYTIYDSNTGLLISVGKVTGVTRRIRVQAVVNTVPASFQRALTAAKFNAIPGNDDDPSAEDNVFIYNDTTETTRVMIYGTGSDVLNIHGWVINIREPSTSSNYLGYAYDEDGVRPVDNKYVAGVREFPDAHWKEATSADPSGLPTFRTAPYEREIRTASTYPAGNQTWTGTVTLTGGSKTYINGNLTIDGATVTSTDTSTVTTIVAYGNVTINSSTIEEKIQIIAGGWDDDPNTNTDALVIQGTKPKPTQMGANTELYSNARTRVYDYIYSTQSSLLSRYVIFLTSNTNAGSTDTGNHIQLEGVVFSRRGIRFRTESNGREIAVIGSIIAGDVDNDDGQLWFDNIKRRVKLTFRGSAMPSEYPSTFGIIQGVTLDYRTWREQ, from the coding sequence ATGGGAAGAATGGTCAAGTTTCCGCTTAGATTGAAGATTTTAATCAAGGAAGAGGGATACACGCTAGCCTTTGCTTTAAGCGCCGTCTTGATCTTGATCCTTGTGGGGACTGCCCTCATTTCCCTGACCATAAATGAGGCATATATGGTAATTCAGCATGCCAATTCCACAAAAGCTTATTATCTAGCAGAAGCTGGAATAAACCACGCCCTGTGGAGTTTAAACAGCAACATGTCCGGCACGATTGGAAGCGAGACCACACCGGTTGCTCTTGGATCGGGAAGCTATTATACGATTTACGATTCGAACACTGGGTTGCTCATTTCCGTGGGGAAAGTTACGGGGGTAACGAGGAGAATAAGAGTTCAAGCGGTCGTGAATACGGTGCCCGCCTCTTTCCAACGTGCCTTGACCGCAGCTAAATTCAACGCCATACCCGGAAATGATGATGATCCCTCTGCGGAGGATAACGTCTTCATATACAATGATACGACGGAAACCACGAGGGTCATGATCTACGGTACGGGGAGCGATGTTTTAAACATCCACGGTTGGGTCATAAACATCAGGGAACCGAGCACGAGTTCCAATTATCTTGGATATGCCTATGACGAAGACGGTGTGCGCCCCGTGGATAATAAATACGTTGCCGGTGTGAGGGAATTTCCCGACGCGCATTGGAAGGAAGCCACTTCCGCCGATCCCTCGGGGCTACCCACCTTTAGAACAGCCCCTTACGAACGGGAAATTCGCACGGCGAGCACTTACCCCGCCGGAAACCAAACATGGACCGGAACAGTAACACTCACGGGGGGAAGCAAGACCTACATAAATGGGAATTTGACCATCGATGGTGCTACCGTAACCAGCACGGATACCTCCACGGTAACCACGATTGTGGCTTATGGCAATGTGACCATAAATAGCTCAACCATCGAGGAAAAGATACAAATCATCGCCGGTGGTTGGGATGATGATCCGAATACGAATACGGATGCCCTGGTCATCCAAGGAACCAAACCAAAGCCAACTCAAATGGGAGCGAATACCGAACTCTACAGCAATGCTCGAACGAGGGTTTACGATTATATTTACTCCACCCAATCCAGTCTCCTCTCCAGATATGTTATATTTCTGACTTCAAATACCAATGCGGGATCGACCGATACTGGAAACCACATTCAACTAGAAGGGGTAGTCTTCTCCCGGAGGGGAATCCGATTCCGCACCGAATCCAATGGTCGGGAAATAGCGGTTATCGGGAGTATAATTGCGGGAGACGTCGATAATGATGATGGTCAGCTTTGGTTTGATAATATCAAAAGACGAGTCAAGTTGACCTTCAGGGGATCTGCCATGCCCTCGGAGTATCCAAGTACCTTTGGGATCATACAAGGTGTGACACTCGATTACAGGACTTGGCGTGAGCAATAG